The genomic DNA AGCAGCGGGTAGTCCGCGTCCAGGTCGCGCGCCCCGTACCGCGCGAGCGCGTCCCGCAGGAGCGCGGCGAGCCGCTGCTGCTCCGGGCAGCGTACGAATCCCTCCGCCTGGAGGATCCCGGCCATGTGCGTCCGCATGAGCAGCGGCCGCTCCACCGCCAGGCCGAGGATCGCGTCGATCGCCCGCGCCAGCAGCTCACGCCCGTCCTCGGCGCGCGGCTCGCGCTCCAGGGCCGCCGCCAGGGTCATGTGCATCAGGCGGTGGACGGCGGACTGCAGGAGCTGGCGCTTGCCCGGGAAGTAGTACGACACCAGGCCCCGTGCCGAACCGGCCCGGTCGGCGATGTCCGCGAGGGTCGTCGCCTCGTACCCCCGTTCGGCCACGAGG from Streptomyces sp. MRC013 includes the following:
- a CDS encoding TetR family transcriptional regulator, coding for MSPRSASVNAELRRRSRERLLQATVDLVAERGYEATTLADIADRAGSARGLVSYYFPGKRQLLQSAVHRLMHMTLAAALEREPRAEDGRELLARAIDAILGLAVERPLLMRTHMAGILQAEGFVRCPEQQRLAALLRDALARYGARDLDADYPLLRALLMGAVFAVLLPGAPMSPARLRAELFQRYGLDWELGSPPEGGRP